GACGATGCGGCCTTCACGCATCGTAAAAAGCTGCAGAGCGACTCGCTGTCGTTCGCGGTAAAACCCTACGATATCGACGTCTCGGTCGGCGGTCGTCGCCATTTTCTGCGTTTCGCCGAGAGCGATCACGGTCTTGTGCAGATCTCGGTAGCGTGCGGCAAGCTCAAATTTGTCCTGCTCTGCAAACTGCCACATTCGCTGCTCAAGCGACTTCGCAAGCTCCTTGTTCTTGCCGTCCAGCAGCGTTCTGACGTCCGCGGCGGCCTCGGCGTATTCTTGCGGCGTGCACAGCCCTTTCACGCACGGGCCGAGGCAGCGTTTCAGATGATATTCCAGACACGGGCGGGGAAGTTTGCCGTCGATCTCGATGTCGCAGGTGCGAAGCTGAAAAGCACGATTTATCAGATTCAGCGTGTTGCGTGCGAGCGTCGCCGGCAGGAACGGCCCGTAATACGTCGAGCCGTCCTTTACCAGACGACGTGTGATGACCACCTTCGGAAACTCCTCGTTGGTCAGCTTCAAATGCGGATACGACTTATCGTCTTTAAGAAAGATATTGAATCGCGGCTTATGTTTCTTGATGAGATTCGATTCCAGAATGAGAGCTTCGACCTCGTTATCAACGACGATGAATTCAAAATCGGAAATGTATTTTACGAGTTGCCGCGTCTTTGGATCGAGATTGCGGCTCGCCTGAAAGTACGACCGCACGCGGTTGCGCAGGTTCTTCGCCTTGCCGATGTAGATGATCCGCCCCGCTTCGTTCTTGTGAATGTAGATGCCCGCAGCGGTCGGGAGTGTTTTGAGCTTTTCGGCGATCGTCACAGACCTATTCTAACCTTTGCGCACGCCGCGGCACACATTCGACGCGAATTGCGATAAACTCATTTTCGTGCGGACGCTGATCACAGATTCTACGGACGAGGCCGCAGAGATAGTTCGCCGCGGCGGGCTCGTTGCGTTCCCGACCGAGACCGTTTACGGGCTAGGCGCGGACGTTTTCAATGAATCGGCCCTTCGCCGCATCTTTGAAGCGAAACAACGGCCGCCGGACAATCCGCTGATCATTCACATCGCTGATATTTCGCAGATCGGAGAACTTGCCGAACATGTCACCGACAAAGCCCGTAAACTAATCGAAGCCTTCTTTCCCGGGCCGCTGACTGTCGTCGTGAAAAAGTGCGAGAGAGTGTCGAAACTTGCCACTGCCGGACTCGACACAGTCGGTATCAGAATGCCGTCGTTTCCGCGTGCGCATGAGTTTCTGCTCAAATGCGAAACGCCCGTAGCGGCTCCGTCCGCAAACGTTTCGGGCCGCCCGAGTCCGACAACTTGGCAAGCTGTCCGAGAAGATCTCGATGGCAGAATTGACTGCATTCTCCGCGGCGATCCGACTGAGATCGGACTGGAATCGACCGTAGTTGACTGCAGCGATGACATTCCTGTCATTTTGCGTCGCGGTTCTGTGACAATGGAAATGCTGCGCCGCATAGTGCCCGACATCACTGCGGCCGCGGGCAGCGAAGAACTCCGCCGAAGTCCCGGCATACGGCACAAACACTACGCACCGCGTGCGGTCGTTGAACTGGTCAAAACTCCTCCGGAACCGCGTTCTGATGCAGCATTTATCGGACTATCAACGAAGAACGACGGCTGGGGACACTCGCGTTATTGTCGAGACATCGAAGAATACGCAAGGGAAGTTTTCGAATTCTTTCGTGAATGCGACCGACGCGGCATCGCGACGGTCTACTGCCAGAGCGTCGGATCGGCAGGCATCGGCGAGGCGTTGATGGACCGTCTGCGGCGTGCTGCCGAGCGGTGATCAGCGTCTGCGGACCAGGAAAATGCCGTATCTGGTGTTGTCGCCCAGAAGTTCACCCGTTATTACCTCAGAATTTATGAGCGTCTCCGTTCGCTTCAGCGGAGCGATGATAAGTATTTGTCCTGTCTGACTGTCTTCCAGATATTGGGCGATCTCAGTGTCTTTGTCAAAACGCCGCTGCCGTCCGTCTTCAGTCCTTAGCAGGCGTCCCGCGGCATAAAACTCCGCATTGTGCTGCAGCGTATCAAACCCAACCACAAGCTCCGACGTATGACCGCGCTCCGCGGCGGCAGTTATCAGCGATCTCACAGAATCATGATCGGCAAATTTCGGCAGTGCGAACGCCACGATCAAAAAGACAACGACGAGAGTAGATCCGGCGAGTCCTAAGATGGCATTTCGCCATTGCGGGCTTTCAGCAGCTTTCCCGTACGTATACAGCGATGTCATCAGCACCGTTGCGGGGACGGCGGGAAGAATGTATCCCGGCAACTTTGAGCCGGAAAATGAGAAAAAGAAGAGCGGAACCGCTAGCCAAGACAGCGAGAAGAGGAGTAGAGGAGAAGAGGAGGCAAGGAGATCGGGAGTATTCGAATTTCCGGAATTTGCTTCTTGAGTCTCTGCGTCTCGGCGGCGAAAGATCGCTTTAGGTGCCTTCCACAAACCGGCGAAAAACACCGGCATCCACGGTATCGTCATCAGCGGCAGCACCCAAAAATAGAAATGAAAGGGCTGCGGGTGCTGATATTTATTCGACGTAAAACGCGCGAAATGATGCTGCACGAAGAATTCGTCGATGAATTCCCAGCCGTGCAGCATGTACATTGGCAGATACCATGTCGCGGCAACCGCAGCTGCGAGAAATGAGCCCCAAAACAAACTTAGCAAAAGCCCACGCGATGGCCATCGCCACGAGAGAACGAAATACGCTCCGACTATCGCAAAAGGGAAGACGATGCCGATCAGACCTTTTGCGAGCAACGCGACGCCAATGAAGAAATAGAATCCGACGAGTCCCGACTTTTTGCCGCCGCGGTCATAGGCGTAAAAGCAGGCAAGCGACGCCGTAATGGGGAAGGTTACCGTTATGTCGAAACTCGCACCGCGGGCGAAAACCACTATGCCAAGCGTCGTTGCGGCTATCAGCGTCGCAAAGAATGCGAGCTGCTTTCTACCGGTTACAGTTTCCTCTGTGCGGCCGATCAGCCAAATACTTGCGATGGTACCGAGTCCGAACAATGCCGGCCCAAGCCTTGCCGCCCATTCTGAAACGCCGAATATACTGAATGCCGCGATCTGCGACCAGTAGAGAAGTGCCGGCTTCTCGAACCAATGAAACCCGCCGAGCGTGGTCGTTATCCAATCTCCGGTTTGCCACATCTCTCTGGCGACCTGTGCATACCGCGGTTCGTCAGGCCCGAGCAGCGGCACACCGAGCCCGAAAAAATAAAAGATAACGACCGCGATACCGAACGCATACCAAACAAAATTCGGCACGCCCGGCACTGCTGAGTTATTTTGATTTTCGGTTTCGCCCGACATCGATAAGAATGTAAAGTATTGCTGAAAAGGGACTTGTTATCAAATTATGTCTTCTGAAGATAAGCTGCGAGTTGCCGCCATCGGGGTCGGGAGCCTCGGCCGCCATCATGCTCGAAATTATGCAGAACTCGCCGCAGCGGGCGATGTCGAATTTATCGGCGTCTGCGATACGGATTCCACGACCGCGGACGAGATCTCGCGTACTCATTCTTGCGGGAAATTCACCGATTGGCGGGAGCTTCTCGACCGTGTTGATGCCGTATCGATCGCCACGCCGACCGAAACGCATCGCGACATCGCGTGTGCTTTTCTGGAAAAGGGAATCCACGTTCTCGTTGAAAAGCCGATCGCCATCACGCTAGACGAAGCGGACGCGATGATCGCCGCCGCCGAGTCGTCGGGGGCGAAGCTGATGGTCGGCCAACTCGAGCGTTTCAATCCCGCGATGGTGGCATTGCGGCCGCACGTCACCAAGCCGCTTTATTTCGAAATACACCGAGTTTCGCCTTTTCCGAACCGCTCGCTAGATGTGGATGTGGTTCTCGATGTGATGATCCACGACCTGGATGCGGTCCAGTGGATGGTCGGCGAGGACGTTAAGGTCAGCGAGATCAGAGCCGTGGGAATTCCGGTCATTTCCGATAAAGTTGACGCAGCCAACGCCCGCATCGAATTTGAGAACGGGGCCGTCGCGAACATCACGGCCTCGCGTATCGGCACCGAGAAGATCCGCAAGACGCGTTTCTACCAAACGAACGCCTACGTCGTTCTGGACTACGTCACGAAATTCGCGTCGCTGACCTCGATGGACCCGACGGCGTCGCATCCGCTGCTGGGTATTTCGATCAACAGGCTTGAGATCAACGATATTGAGCCGCTGCGTGCCGAGATCACCGCTTTTCTGGATTCGATCCGCAACGACACCGAACCTGCCGTTACGGGCCAAGACGGCCGGCGCGCTCTAGCACTCGCAGTCGGCGTTCTTGAGAAGATCGACCGGCATGCCAAGCGTGTGTTCGCACAATGAAAAACGAACGAATTTCCGAATTTCTTGTTGAGCGTATCGCGGAGGGTGATTTTCCGTCGGCGGTTTATCTTATCGCGGAACACGGCGAGATCGTCTTTCAGGACGCTCTGGGAAATGCTGTGGTCGAACCCCGAGTCATTCCCGCCGGCTTCGACACAATCTACGATGCTGCCAGCCTCACAAAAGTGCTCGCAACGGGACTATTGGTTGCGATCGCGATCGAACGCGGTGATCTGGATCCAAATCAGCCCATCGGAACCATTCTTAGCGAATTTCACATTTCTGTGCACGCCGATGTGACCGTAAATCTTCTTGCGATGCACACTTCGCGGCTGCCCGCATGGAAGCCTTTCTATCTTCTTGTCGATCACGCGGACGAGGTTCTCGACGAGATCGCGAGGACATTGCCGGTTGAAAATACCGGCGGCGTCATTTACAGCGATCTGAATTTCATAACGCTGGCCGCGATACTGGAACGCATATATGACGAGGAACTCGATGTGCTGTTTCACAGAATGATCGCCGAACCGCTCGGCCTCGCGGACACTTTGTTTCGTCCGCCTGCCGACCTGAGGGGCCGAATTGCTGCAAGCGAAAAGGGAAATGAGTACGAACGCCTGATGTGTATTCATTCTGAATTCCTTCCTCCGACGGCTGAAGGCGTCGGCGGCCGCAGTTTTCGGGCTCAGGTGATCTGGGGCGAGGTTCACGACGGAAACGCCTTTTTCATGGGCGGTGTTGCAGGACACGCGGGGCTTTTTTCGACCGCGGAAGACGTTCTCAAAATAGCGTTGCAGTTTTTACCGAAATACTCGCAGCTATTGAAGCCCGAAACCTGTGAACTTTTCCGAACCAATTTTACTAATGGGATGAACGAGGACCGCGCGTTCGCATTCCAGCTTGCCTCAACAAGAGATTCGACAGCCGGGACTAAGATGTCGCCGGACAGCTTTGGACACAATGGGTTTACCGGCACGAGCTTATGGATCGATCCGGTCAAGGATCGCATTTTCGTGCTGCTGACGAACCGCACGCACGCTCATCCGCTGCCGTTCGAGAACATTAACGGCGTCAGGCGCACATTTCACGACATTGCGATAGAATTGCTCGACAACGAAAACTGACGAAATGGAAGTTGGCGATCACAAGCTCGACGTGTCATTCAGGGACGCTCTCAGGTTCTGGATAAAACTCGGCTTCATCTCTTTCGGCGGGCCGGCCGGCCAGATCGCGATAATGCACAAAGAGCTGGTCGAACGCCGCGGCTGGATCGACGACAAGAGCTTTCTGAACGCGCTGAATTTCTGCATGCTGCTTCCGGGACCGGAGGCACAACAGCTTGCGACCTATATCGGGTGGCGGCTGCACAAGATAAAGGGCGGGATCGCGGCGGGTGCGATGTTCGTTGTTCCCTCGGCCTTCCTGCTTCTGATCCTTTCATTCGTGTATGCACGGTATGGAACAGTCAGCGAGGTCGCCGCAGTGCTTGACGGTTTCAAACCGGTCGTCGTCGCCATTGTCGTTGAGGCCGTCATAAAGATCGGCAATAGATCGCTGATAACGGCGATGCATTTTGCCATCGCGATCTTTGCGTTTGTCGGCGTTCAATTCTTGAACGTGCCGTTCCCGCTTATTGTCTTAGCGGCATTACTATTCGGCCTTTTCGCAAGCCGGAATTCCGCCAAGGTAGCCGAGACTGTGGGCGAACCAGCAATGCCGACAGGCCGCTTTCACTTCATTAGGGTCGCGCTCGCCTGCTTTCTCTGCTGGCTTATTCCGCTTGCGGCATCGCTAGTTATATTTGGCCGCGAGAGCGTCGCGACGAAGCTGTATTTGTTCTTCACACAGGCTGCATTTGTGACGTTTGGCGGAGCATATGCTGTTTTGGCGTATGTTAATCAGGCAGCGGTCGGTGCCGGTTGGATAACCTCGGTCCAGGCGGTCGATGGACTTGCCTTGGCAGAAACAACGCCCGGGCCGCTGATAATGGTGCTGCAATTCGTCGGGTTTATGACCGGTTGGCAAAACGCGGGCAATTTCGATCAAACGTTCTTTGCCGTGGCCTGCGCTCTTCTGGTTACGTTCGCTACCTTTCTGCCGTCGTTCCTTTTTATATTCGGTGCAGGGCCGTATCTTGAAAAGATAAGCCGGAATTCACGTTTGAGCGGTGCGCTCGGGTTTGTGACGGCGGCGGTTGTCGGCGTTATACTGAACCTTTCAGTGGTTTTTGGTGCAGCCGTGGTCTGGCAGGATCATCAGTTGAACTTCTTTGCGGCCGCCGCCGCTGTAGCTGCTTTTGTTGCATTGTTCTTTTTTAAGGTCGATGTTGTTATCGTCGTGATCGCAGGCGGAGCGATCAGACTGCTGAAACATCTTTTTGTAGGCTAAATAAAATGGCAACTCGCGCTACTACCAGGCATCTTAACGACAGATTTCGCTCGAGATCTGAGTTCAGGCGTAGTGAGTGTGTACACATGAAGAGATATTTCACAGGAATTGCCCTGTTCGCGTTCGCGGCAGTGGCGTTGATGGCTCAGAACGACCGCACAACGCGTCCGCGTGTAGTCATTACGCCGCCGCCTCCGGTTCTCCAGAACGATACCAATGACAGCAGACAGCCGTCCGCTCCGCCCGTGCTTGGCGGGCGCAGCGGAAATCCATCGCCTGCTCCTACGGTCGAGCCGGTTGAAGATGATGACGATGGCGTGATCCGCGTCGAAACGAATCTGGTCGCGATGCCTGTCTCGGTGCTGGATAAGGACGGGCGTTTTATCAGCGGGCTGCAGCAGCGTGATTTTAAGATCTTCGAGAACGGAGTTGAACAGAAGATCGAGTATTTTCAGTCGGTAGAGCAGCCATTTTCGGTTGTCCTGATGATCGATACGTCGCCTTCGACGCAATTCCGGATCGAAGAGATCCAGAGCTCAGCGATCACATTCGTAGAGAAACTCCGCCCCGGCGACCGCATCATGGTGGTCTCGTTCGATCAGAACGTCAGGGTTCTGACACCATTCACGAACGACCGCAACGTTCTCAGGAACGCGATCAGGCAGGCAAGGTTCGGCGACGGGACCAGTCTGTACGAAGCGGTCGATCAGGTCATCAACCGTCACCTCAGCCAGGTTGAGGGGCGAAAAGCTGTGGTCATATTCAGCGATGGTGTCGATACTACGTCGCGAAGGGCGACCTACGAGAGCACGATCCGAGCAACCGAAGAGATCGACGCTCTTTTTTACACCGTTCGTTACGACACATCTGACTATATGGCCGGCCGAGGAGGAGGCGGAGGATATCCACCGCCAACGACCCGCCGCCCGAGCGGAAGGGTCTCAATGGGCGATATTCTGGCATCTATCATCCTTGGCGGCGGCGTTAATATCGGTACGGGAGGCGGCGGCCGCGGAAATACGCGTGCTGAATATGAAAAAGGCCGCGAATACCTGGAAGCGATCTCTCAAAACAGCGGCGGCAGAAAGTTTGAGGCAGATTCACTGATTAATGTGGACGCAGCGTTCACGGGCATTGCAGAGGAGCTCAGACGCCAGTATTCGATCGGCTATTATCCTGAGAACGTCGGCCAGCCCGGCGAACGGAAGCAGATCCGCATTCGTGTTATGCGTCCCGGCGTGAGCGTTCGTGCAAAGAACAGCTATATCGTGGGACGTCACGGAAACAGCGCGTCAAAATAGGATCGCAGCGAACTCAGATCTCAGTGCCGTCAGCGATGACGGCATTTTTAGGCACTATGATGATGCCGTCGCGAATATAGATAGAGCCGTCAGGTGCATCGTAGTTCTCAATATTCTCTCGATTTATCAGCTTAACGTTGCTGCCGATACGGACGTTCTTGTCGAGTATCGCCTTTTGAATCACGCAGTTCGTCCCAATGCCGATGTGCGGACGTTTCAGCCGCATATTGGTTTCGATCTCGCCCAGCGATTCAAAAAGATCAGAGCCCATGACGATCGAGCTGTCCACTTCGACGCCGTTGTCGATTCGGCTTCTAAGCCCAATGATCGAACGTCGAACCTTTACGCCGTTCAGGATACAGCCTTCTGAGACCATCGAATCGTCGATATCACAGTCGTGAAGCTTTGACGGCGGTAGATAACGGCTGCGTGTATAGATCGGTGCGGTAGTGTCAAAGAAGTTGAATCGCGGCAGCGGCGTCGCCAGATCGAGATTCGCCTCGTAGAATGCCTTGATCGTTCCGATGTCTTCCCAATAGTCCTTGAATAAATTCGCGACAACGCGGTATTGGTCTATTGCCGCGGGAATGATCTCCCGCCCGAAATCGACCCACGAGTTGTCGGTTTTCAACAGATCGACGAGCTTCTTCACGTCAAAAACATATATGCCCATCGACGCCAGATATGGCCGGTTGATGGCTTCGGCGGCTGAAAGGCCGAAATTTGTTGTGTCAACCCGCATCTCGCGAAGGGCATCGCCGGTCGGCTTTTCGCGAAACTCGACGATCTCGCCATCAGCATTGGTTTTCAGCAGACCAAAGCCTTCCGCCTCTTCTTCACGGCATGGAACTACCGAGATTGTAACGTCCGCACCGGATTCGGTGTGCCGCTTTAGGAATTTGCGATAGTCCATCCTGTAAAGGTGGTCGCCTGAGAGGATCAGGAGTGTATCGACCTTCAGATCCTGAATGTGCGGCAGCATCTGCCTGACGGCGTCGGCGGTGCCCTGAAACCAATCGGGATGTTCCTTGGTTTGCTCGGCCGCAAGCACCTCAACAAAACCGGTCGAAAAACGCGAAAATCTGTAAGTTCTAGAAATATGACGATTTAACGACGCCGAATTGAACTGTGTGAGGACGAATATCTGCGTCAGATCGGAGTTGATGCAGTTCGAAACAGGAACGTCGATCAGGCGATACGTCCCGCCAAGCGGAACCGCCGGCTTTGACCTTTCCCGCGTCAGCGGAAACAAACGTGAGCCGGCTCCGCCGCCCAATATCACCGTTACAACGTTGTCGTATCGCCCCATAATAGTGAATAGTGAATAGTGGCAAGTGAATAGTCAAGGAAAGCAGGTAGGCCTTGACTAATCGCGGCTTACAATTCACGATTTACTAACCGAATGTGGAAATTCGTCAGAACTCTTTCATTGATCTTTGTCGGCGGCATTGCGATCTGGCTGCTGTTCGAGGTGATCACATTTCCATCGATCTCTTCTCTTCGGGCGGACAATCCGACGACGACCTCATTCATCGAAAACCGCCTTCAAGAGGCCGCCGCCGAAGGCCGCGAACCACGTAAGTTCATGATCTGGATGCCGATGGAGCAGATCAGCCCGAACCTGCAGCGTGCCGTGATCGCGGGCGAGGATGCGAGGTTTTTCGAACATAACGGTTTTGACTGGGATGCGATACAAAAGGCGTGGGACGAGGCAGTGAAAGAAGGCGAACGCGAGGCAAAGACCGAGGGCGACTTTGACCCGAACAGCTGGATACCTACAATGCCGTCATTCAGACGCGGGGCTTCGACAATAACACAGCAGCTGGCGAAGAATCTCTTCCTTTCAGAAGACCGCAACTTCCTCCGAAAAGGCCGCGAAGCGGTCTACACCTACTTTTTGGAACGAAATCTCTCGAAAAAGCGCATCTTAGAACTGTACCTTAACGTCATCGAATGGGGCGACGGCGTTTATGGTGCCGAGGCGGCTGCTCGGACGTATTTTAACAAGAGCGCGTCGAATCTGACCCGCGACGAAGCGGCGTTCCTCGCCGCGATGGTTCCTAGCCCGTTGAACGTGTTCAACCCGCAAAAGAACCGCAAACGTGTCGTCCGCCGGCAGCGTGTGCTGATGAAATATATGAATTCCGTCAAACTTGCGTATTGACAAGTGGTGCATAATTGAATTAGAAGAGAACGATAAATGAAAGTAATAGCCCTATTTGCAGTAATGGTCTGCGTTGCAACGGTCGGCCTGTCAACGTCCCTTTTTGACGTGACCCGGCATAATTCGAACGTCTGGCCTGATGTTCAGGACGACGTTAAGATGCCGGGCGTCGTTATACTTGGTAAAGGCTCGAAGCTCGGCGGCGTTCGTTTTGACCATGTCAGCCACAACGGCGGCACCTACAGCATTTCGGGCACGGGACCGATCGGCTGTACGGAATGTCATCACGCGGCACGTCCGGCTTCTGAAATTGCCAAACATCCTCCGCTAAAGACAGCCTGGCCTGCCGACCGGACGACCACATTGACGGCAGACCTTTTCGCCAAAGAGCCCGCAGCAGCCGGCGTTGCTAAATGTGCCGACTGTCATGCTCCCGCGGGCGAAAAGCCGAAACTGCTTGAAAAGATACCCGAGATCAAGCATGAATCGAGCGCTGCGATGATATCTCTGAACAATCAGCAGGCGATGCATCGAGCGTGTGCCGGCTGCCATACCGAATACAAAAAGACACATCCTCAGTCTAAAGCACCGACCGCGATGCAGTGCGTCATGTGCCATAAGAAAGGAACTTAGGCCTACAGAGGAGGAAGGGAGTAGAGGAGTAGAAGAAAAAGAGCGTCGCGAAACATTTGCGACGCTCTTTTTTAATGTGATGACAGAAAAAGCGAACTACTACTTCTTCTTGCCTCCGACGATCGTCATCTCATCAACCACCCACTTCGCGTTGCCGAATTTCTCAGTAACGAAAAGCACATAGCGGATATCGACAGAGATCGTGCGGTTCTTTTCGGGGTCATAGTAGAAATCGTTGCCGAGTCCTTCATAGTTCCCGTCAAAGCAGACGCCGACAAGATGGCCGTTCGCGTCCAGGATCGGACTGCCGCTGTTTCCGCCGATGATGTCGGTGGTTGAGATGAAATTCACGACAACCGAATCACCGGTTCCGTATGCACCGAAATCGCGGGCATTGTGGAGCTGACGCAGTTTTTCAGGAACGTCCCACGGATTGATGCCCGTCTCCTTTTCGAACATTCCCTTCATTGTTGTCAGCGGCGAGCGGAATTCCGCCTCACGCGACTGATAGCCTTTCACATGGCCGTACGTGAAACGCAGCGTCGAGTTCGCGTCCGGGTAAACCGTGGCTACGCCTTTCATCTCCGTCAATGCCTGCATATAAAGCAGTCGCAGACGGTCGATCTGCGAAGCGAACTTCTGCGAACGGGCATTTACCGCATTTCTCTCGGCGATGATGCCTCGGACAAAATCCTTGATCTTCTCGCGTTCCGGATTGAAGTCCATCGTCTGCGGGCCGTAAAGCCCGGCGATGCGTTCCGGATTGGCGTAATAGCCGTTAGCGATCGAATTCGCGAATTCAGCCTCAGCATCGCGGCGGGCTTTGCCTTTGAGCGTGCCGAAAAGGTCCTCTGCGGCCTTGAACTTCTGACCCGCAGGCAGATTGTCGAATTCGCGGAAGAAGAACTTCAGCATCTCCAACTCGTGAGCGGCCTCACGGCCTTCGAAAGCCTTTTTGACCTCTTCAAGCTTTGCGGCACGCTTCTCGTTGTCAAGCACCTGATTGGCTGCAATACCCTGAAACACAAGTCCGAGAACCGTCATCGAGTTCGGGTCCGGAAATCGCCGGATAATAACGTCACGCATCTGAGCGGCGTTGGATTCTTCGGAAAGGGCTTTCAATTCAGAAAGCAGCGTCCCATATTTCTGCTGGCGAGCGGGATTTGCCGCGATCCACGCAGCAAGCTTTGCTTCCTCAGCTTCACGCATCTCAACGACACGCGAACGCTTCAGCCTCAAGTGGCCGCCGCCGAACGCCTTACGCGAATTGTCAAAACTCGCGATGTCGGACTGCAGAGCGATACGCTTTTCTTCGTCAGATTCGCCGACCTTGCGAAGGCTGTTGCCCAGAGCGTCAAGCCAGCGTTCGAGGAAAGGGAAGTTGGCGTCGCGGGCATACTTCATCGACCAGCTTTCGCGATAGCGAGTCGTCGAGCCGGGATAGCCGAGCACGAAAACGAAATCACCGTCCTTCACGCCCGCGATGCTCGTGGTGAGGTGTTTTTTCGGCTTGTACGGGACGTTGTTCACCGAATAGTCGGCGGAAGTGCCGTCCGGTGCAGTGTACGCACGCAGGAACGTGAAATCGCCGGTGTGACGCGTCCATTCGAAATTGTCAGGATCGCCGCCGAATACGCCGATGTTCCTGGGCGGTGCGTAAACGACGCGGATGTCCTTGATCTGCTTTGTCTGATAGAGGAAATAAAAGAAACCGCTGTTCAGCATTTGGATGCGGACATTCGAGCCGGCGGGAGCCTTTGCCTGCTCGGCTGCAAGCAGGTCGTCGGTGTTCTTTTTGAGTGCCGCGGCAAGAGCTTCGCCGCTCAGATTCGCGGTGCCCGCCTTGATCTTTGCCGTGACGTCCTCGCTGCGTTCGGTGATGAATATCGAATAGCCTTTCGCGGGTATCTCGCCCGCACGGCTGTCCGTGCGAAAGCCGTTTTCGACGAGGTCGTTCTCGGGCGTGGATGCCGAAACCAGAGCGTCAAAAGCACAGTGGTGATTTGTCAGTATCAGCCCTTGAGGCGAAACGAACTCAGCACTGCAGCCGATGCTGAGACGGATAACTGCATCCGTCAGGCCGCCGCCTGCGGGATTGTAAATATCTGTCGGTTTGATCTTCAGACCCTTGGCTTTGAGCGGCAGCGAGCCGATCTGTCCCGGGGCGAACATTCCTTCGTCGAACCGGGCGAAGACGGAAGAAATTGATGTTAAAGCGATCGCGAAAACGGCGAACGCTGTGATAAGGCGATTAGATCGATTATGCATATTTGTTAGACCTACAAGGAATTTTATTTGGAAGTGCAAATCACGATGATATCAGCAATGAGGTTCAAGAAAAAAACGAGCCGTTCAATAGAAGGCTCGTGTGCGAAAAAGGTTCGATGGTAAATTAATTTGCAACAATGGTCGTCTCGGGCGGCAGAAGCCGTCGCGGATCGGTCGGTCGGTCGTTTATTCGGAGTTCGTAATGCAGATGCGGTCCCGTAGAACGTCCCGTCGAGCCGATCTGTCCGATCTGTTGGCCGCGAGTGACGGTGTCGCCCACGGCGACCTCGATCTTGGAAAGATGCCCGTAACGCGTGACAACGCCATTGCCGTGGTCGATGTCGATGACATTACCGTAGCCGCCGCTATAGCCTGCCTTTACAACAGTTCCGCCGCCGGGAGCTAAGATCGGATCGCCTCGTTCGCCGTCAACGTCCAGCCCTGCGTGAAACTCATACGAGCGCCCGCCAAAAGGATTCCTGCGGAAACCGAACTCGTTGTTCACCTTTCCATTCGCAGGCCAGGCATTGGGAAGGAAAGCTTCTTCCAGCATTTCCGTTGCCTCGCGAATGCCAGCCTCGATATCAGACTCGTTATCGTT
This sequence is a window from Acidobacteriota bacterium. Protein-coding genes within it:
- a CDS encoding VWA domain-containing protein — encoded protein: MKRYFTGIALFAFAAVALMAQNDRTTRPRVVITPPPPVLQNDTNDSRQPSAPPVLGGRSGNPSPAPTVEPVEDDDDGVIRVETNLVAMPVSVLDKDGRFISGLQQRDFKIFENGVEQKIEYFQSVEQPFSVVLMIDTSPSTQFRIEEIQSSAITFVEKLRPGDRIMVVSFDQNVRVLTPFTNDRNVLRNAIRQARFGDGTSLYEAVDQVINRHLSQVEGRKAVVIFSDGVDTTSRRATYESTIRATEEIDALFYTVRYDTSDYMAGRGGGGGYPPPTTRRPSGRVSMGDILASIILGGGVNIGTGGGGRGNTRAEYEKGREYLEAISQNSGGRKFEADSLINVDAAFTGIAEELRRQYSIGYYPENVGQPGERKQIRIRVMRPGVSVRAKNSYIVGRHGNSASK
- a CDS encoding glucose-1-phosphate adenylyltransferase encodes the protein MGRYDNVVTVILGGGAGSRLFPLTRERSKPAVPLGGTYRLIDVPVSNCINSDLTQIFVLTQFNSASLNRHISRTYRFSRFSTGFVEVLAAEQTKEHPDWFQGTADAVRQMLPHIQDLKVDTLLILSGDHLYRMDYRKFLKRHTESGADVTISVVPCREEEAEGFGLLKTNADGEIVEFREKPTGDALREMRVDTTNFGLSAAEAINRPYLASMGIYVFDVKKLVDLLKTDNSWVDFGREIIPAAIDQYRVVANLFKDYWEDIGTIKAFYEANLDLATPLPRFNFFDTTAPIYTRSRYLPPSKLHDCDIDDSMVSEGCILNGVKVRRSIIGLRSRIDNGVEVDSSIVMGSDLFESLGEIETNMRLKRPHIGIGTNCVIQKAILDKNVRIGSNVKLINRENIENYDAPDGSIYIRDGIIIVPKNAVIADGTEI
- a CDS encoding transglycosylase domain-containing protein yields the protein MWKFVRTLSLIFVGGIAIWLLFEVITFPSISSLRADNPTTTSFIENRLQEAAAEGREPRKFMIWMPMEQISPNLQRAVIAGEDARFFEHNGFDWDAIQKAWDEAVKEGEREAKTEGDFDPNSWIPTMPSFRRGASTITQQLAKNLFLSEDRNFLRKGREAVYTYFLERNLSKKRILELYLNVIEWGDGVYGAEAAARTYFNKSASNLTRDEAAFLAAMVPSPLNVFNPQKNRKRVVRRQRVLMKYMNSVKLAY
- a CDS encoding cytochrome c3 family protein: MKVIALFAVMVCVATVGLSTSLFDVTRHNSNVWPDVQDDVKMPGVVILGKGSKLGGVRFDHVSHNGGTYSISGTGPIGCTECHHAARPASEIAKHPPLKTAWPADRTTTLTADLFAKEPAAAGVAKCADCHAPAGEKPKLLEKIPEIKHESSAAMISLNNQQAMHRACAGCHTEYKKTHPQSKAPTAMQCVMCHKKGT
- a CDS encoding S46 family peptidase; the protein is MHNRSNRLITAFAVFAIALTSISSVFARFDEGMFAPGQIGSLPLKAKGLKIKPTDIYNPAGGGLTDAVIRLSIGCSAEFVSPQGLILTNHHCAFDALVSASTPENDLVENGFRTDSRAGEIPAKGYSIFITERSEDVTAKIKAGTANLSGEALAAALKKNTDDLLAAEQAKAPAGSNVRIQMLNSGFFYFLYQTKQIKDIRVVYAPPRNIGVFGGDPDNFEWTRHTGDFTFLRAYTAPDGTSADYSVNNVPYKPKKHLTTSIAGVKDGDFVFVLGYPGSTTRYRESWSMKYARDANFPFLERWLDALGNSLRKVGESDEEKRIALQSDIASFDNSRKAFGGGHLRLKRSRVVEMREAEEAKLAAWIAANPARQQKYGTLLSELKALSEESNAAQMRDVIIRRFPDPNSMTVLGLVFQGIAANQVLDNEKRAAKLEEVKKAFEGREAAHELEMLKFFFREFDNLPAGQKFKAAEDLFGTLKGKARRDAEAEFANSIANGYYANPERIAGLYGPQTMDFNPEREKIKDFVRGIIAERNAVNARSQKFASQIDRLRLLYMQALTEMKGVATVYPDANSTLRFTYGHVKGYQSREAEFRSPLTTMKGMFEKETGINPWDVPEKLRQLHNARDFGAYGTGDSVVVNFISTTDIIGGNSGSPILDANGHLVGVCFDGNYEGLGNDFYYDPEKNRTISVDIRYVLFVTEKFGNAKWVVDEMTIVGGKKK